A single window of Haloferax marinisediminis DNA harbors:
- a CDS encoding M24 family metallopeptidase: MSGTRGTMAVDWEQRIDVKRMREERKNRALKRMRDAGLSSMLLIDDPNIRYVTGLAMTGGSGADHYSLLMEDGNVVHWDTADHASNQKYNCPWLNDIRYACPGLGNVPRASGRDSARSFLIDKMAQTVVDALDEYDLSNEPMGIDSGHTGLLNAFESEGIDVRPAETARVMEDARKTKTEDEIECLRQVAAICEAGFQAIVDNAKPGKRESEVWGDAVRELWRHGAMAQGGYITSGPNTWPKHQANTTDRMIRPGDLVYADFYNIGYLGYRSCYYRTFSMGEPTQEQKDAYDTARDNLYAVLDEIEPGKTTDEIAMAFPDMEGEHADWYGADEHWQMTTNHWAHGLGLQLYEVPLIWRGLSPDHPIEIEEGMTMAVETQEPAGRQGVRVEEMVVVRDDGVELLSQWPVEEITVIDH; encoded by the coding sequence ATGAGTGGAACCCGCGGCACGATGGCCGTCGACTGGGAACAACGAATCGACGTGAAGCGAATGCGCGAAGAACGCAAAAACCGGGCCTTGAAGCGCATGCGTGATGCTGGACTCAGCAGTATGCTCCTCATCGACGACCCAAACATCCGCTACGTGACCGGTCTGGCGATGACCGGCGGGTCTGGTGCGGACCACTACTCACTCCTCATGGAGGACGGAAACGTCGTCCACTGGGACACCGCAGACCACGCGAGCAACCAGAAGTACAACTGCCCGTGGTTGAACGACATTCGCTACGCCTGTCCCGGACTGGGGAACGTTCCGCGAGCGTCCGGTCGCGATTCGGCCCGGTCGTTCCTCATCGACAAGATGGCGCAGACCGTCGTCGATGCGCTCGACGAGTACGACCTGTCGAACGAGCCAATGGGCATCGATTCAGGCCACACAGGACTCCTCAACGCGTTCGAGTCGGAGGGCATCGACGTTCGTCCCGCCGAGACCGCGCGTGTGATGGAAGACGCCCGCAAGACGAAGACTGAAGACGAAATCGAGTGTCTTCGGCAGGTCGCTGCCATCTGCGAAGCAGGATTCCAAGCTATCGTCGACAACGCGAAACCGGGCAAGCGCGAGTCAGAGGTGTGGGGCGACGCCGTCCGCGAACTCTGGCGACACGGTGCGATGGCACAAGGTGGGTACATTACCTCGGGGCCGAACACGTGGCCCAAACATCAGGCGAACACCACCGACCGAATGATTCGCCCCGGAGACCTCGTCTACGCCGACTTCTACAACATCGGCTACCTCGGCTACCGCTCGTGCTACTATCGGACGTTCTCGATGGGCGAACCGACCCAAGAACAGAAAGACGCCTACGACACCGCTCGTGACAACCTCTACGCCGTCCTCGACGAAATTGAACCGGGGAAGACTACCGACGAGATTGCGATGGCGTTCCCCGACATGGAGGGTGAGCACGCAGACTGGTACGGTGCCGACGAGCACTGGCAGATGACGACGAACCACTGGGCACACGGACTCGGCCTCCAACTGTACGAAGTCCCGCTCATCTGGCGTGGACTCTCGCCAGACCACCCCATCGAGATCGAGGAGGGAATGACGATGGCAGTCGAGACGCAGGAACCCGCTGGCCGACAGGGTGTGCGCGTCGAAGAGATGGTCGTCGTCCGCGACGACGGCGTCGAACTCCTCAGCCAGTGGCCGGTCGAAGAGATAACCGTCATCGACCACTGA
- a CDS encoding DUF1028 domain-containing protein translates to MTPRPSTFSIVARDPAQNAVGVAVQSKFISVGSVVPFVSADAGAIATQSFANVAYGPDGLDLLRDGHDAAEVVELLTESDDEAESRQVGVVGQDGNVAAFTGDECFDVAGDIQGENYTVQGNILENYETLEAMADAFETTEGGLPERLLAALHAGNEAGGDKRGEQSAAMYIAKPEGGYDGGNDRWVDVRVDDHEHPIDELERVFKLYDITLLEREEPDETVSLSGDTAEAVCETLAELDFYDETPTGEFDDAAVDALESFRGMNNFENHSLVVLEDAIARGWDDANGTGEARLIEAIWHGLSRLDRK, encoded by the coding sequence ATGACTCCACGTCCATCGACCTTCTCTATCGTCGCTCGTGACCCAGCCCAGAACGCCGTCGGCGTCGCCGTCCAATCGAAGTTCATCAGCGTCGGGTCGGTCGTCCCGTTCGTGAGTGCCGACGCGGGCGCTATCGCGACACAGAGTTTCGCGAACGTCGCGTACGGCCCCGACGGACTCGACCTTCTTCGGGACGGTCACGACGCTGCAGAGGTCGTCGAACTGCTCACCGAATCCGACGACGAGGCCGAGAGCAGACAGGTTGGTGTCGTCGGCCAAGACGGGAATGTAGCCGCGTTCACTGGCGACGAGTGTTTCGACGTCGCCGGCGATATTCAGGGTGAGAACTATACGGTCCAGGGGAACATCCTCGAAAATTACGAGACGCTCGAAGCGATGGCCGACGCCTTCGAGACGACCGAGGGCGGATTGCCTGAGCGCCTCCTCGCCGCCCTTCACGCCGGAAACGAGGCTGGAGGAGACAAACGCGGTGAACAGTCCGCCGCGATGTACATCGCCAAACCAGAAGGCGGGTACGACGGTGGCAACGACCGCTGGGTCGACGTCCGCGTCGACGACCACGAGCACCCGATAGACGAACTCGAACGTGTGTTCAAGCTCTACGACATCACGCTCCTCGAACGCGAAGAACCCGACGAGACAGTGTCACTCTCGGGCGACACCGCAGAAGCGGTCTGTGAGACACTCGCGGAACTCGACTTCTACGACGAGACGCCGACTGGCGAGTTCGACGACGCAGCCGTCGACGCGCTCGAATCGTTCCGTGGGATGAACAACTTCGAGAACCACTCGCTCGTCGTCCTCGAAGACGCAATCGCCCGTGGCTGGGACGATGCAAACGGGACAGGCGAAGCGCGACTCATCGAAGCCATCTGGCATGGGCTCTCTCGACTCGACCGAAAGTAG
- a CDS encoding DUF7563 family protein translates to MRTCNRCGQYVSVDFARVFGTNDNQVFACPECATMSEITEMGAAAGRGPYGHV, encoded by the coding sequence ATGAGAACGTGTAATCGCTGTGGACAGTACGTATCGGTGGATTTCGCTCGCGTGTTCGGCACGAACGACAACCAGGTGTTCGCGTGCCCAGAATGTGCGACGATGAGCGAGATTACAGAGATGGGCGCTGCTGCTGGGCGTGGACCGTACGGTCACGTCTGA